The following proteins are co-located in the Perognathus longimembris pacificus isolate PPM17 chromosome 25, ASM2315922v1, whole genome shotgun sequence genome:
- the Gdf9 gene encoding growth/differentiation factor 9 isoform X1, whose translation MALPSKALVLFGCFAWLCGPIFLSLGPQTFRGEAKIAARAESEPVVDPWSLLQPVDGADRSDLLPPLFKVLSDRRGESPKLQPDSRALYYMKKLYKAYATKEGVPKSSTSHLHNTVRLFTPYAQNEQAPGDQATGMLPSDALQFNLDRVAAVEHLLKSVLLYTFNNSLPSPSALTCVCILAIRESGSRPAPLSCTLKNHKWMEIDVTSLLEPLVASSERSIHVSVNVTCHPSAQDGRLNMTLGVPPSLILYLNDTSAQAYHRWYSLHYPRGPAQGPDQERRGAAAAETPRLPRHLGGQERLSSGSTKPLLPASFNLSEYLRQFFSPPEECRLHDFRLSFRQLKWDNWIVAPHRYNPRFCKGDCPRAVRHRYGSPVHTMVQNIIYEKLDPLVPRPSCVPGKYSPLSVLTIEPDGSIAYKEYEDMIATRCTCR comes from the exons ATGGCACTTCCAAGCAAAGCCTTGGTCTTGTTTGGATGCTTCGCCTGGCTCTGTGGTCCAATTTTTCTTAGCCTTGGTCCTCAGACTTTTAGAGGAGAAGCTAAGATTGCAGCTAGGGCTGAGTCCGAACCTGTGGTAGACCCTTGGTCCTTGCTACAGCCTGTAGATGGGGCAGACAGATCcgacctccttcctcctctcttcaagGTCCTGTCAGATAGGCGAGGCGAATCCCCTAAGCTACAGCCAGACTCCCGAGCCCTGTACTACATGAAGAAGCTCTATAAAGCCTATGCTACTAAAGAGGGGGTTCCGAAATCCAGTACCAGTCACCTCCACAACACGGTCCGGCTCTTCACTCCCTATGCTCAGAACGAACAGGCTCCCGGAGACCAGGCGACAG GAATGCTCCCCTCGGACGCCCTGCAGTTCAACCTGGATCGCGTGGCTGCTGTTGAGCACCTACTCAAGTCCGTGCTGCTCTACACGTTCAAcaactccctgccctccccctctgctcTCACGTGCGTGTGCATCCTGGCCATCCGCGAGTCCGGGTCGCGCCCAGCCCCGCTGTCGTGTACCTTGAAGAATCACAAATGGATGGAGATCGACGTGACCTCCCTCCTCGAGCCCCTGGTGGCCTCCAGCGAGCGCAGCATCCACGTGTCTGTCAATGTCACGTGTCATCCTTCAGCCCAGGATGGACGGCTCAACATGACCCTGGGGGTGCCGCCCTCGCtgatcttgtatctgaatgaCACGAGTGCACAGGCGTATCACCGGTGGTACTCCCTTCACTATCCAAGGGGACCAGCCCAGGGCCCTGACCAGGAGAGAAGgggggctgctgctgctgagaCCCCAAGACTTCCCCGTCACCTCGGAGGTCAGGAAAGGCTCAGCTCGGGATCCACGAAGCCACTGCTTCCGGCCTCCTTCAACCTGAGTGAGTACTTGAGACAGTTTTTCTCCCCCCCGGAGGAGTGCAGACTGCATGACTTCAGACTCAGCTTCCGTCAGCTCAAATGGGACAACTGGATCGTGGCCCCGCACAGGTACAACCCCCGCTTCTGTAAAGGGGACTGTCCCCGGGCTGTCAGACACAGGTACGGTTCTCCGGTGCACACCATGGTACAGAATATTATCTATGAGAAGCTGGACCCCTTGGTGCCCAGGCCTTCGTGTGTGCCTGGCAAATACAGCCCATTGAGCGTCCTGACCATCGAGCCCGACGGCTCCATCGCTTACAAAGAATACGAAGATATGATCGCGACCAGGTGCACCTGTCGTTAG
- the Gdf9 gene encoding growth/differentiation factor 9 isoform X2, whose amino-acid sequence MKKLYKAYATKEGVPKSSTSHLHNTVRLFTPYAQNEQAPGDQATGMLPSDALQFNLDRVAAVEHLLKSVLLYTFNNSLPSPSALTCVCILAIRESGSRPAPLSCTLKNHKWMEIDVTSLLEPLVASSERSIHVSVNVTCHPSAQDGRLNMTLGVPPSLILYLNDTSAQAYHRWYSLHYPRGPAQGPDQERRGAAAAETPRLPRHLGGQERLSSGSTKPLLPASFNLSEYLRQFFSPPEECRLHDFRLSFRQLKWDNWIVAPHRYNPRFCKGDCPRAVRHRYGSPVHTMVQNIIYEKLDPLVPRPSCVPGKYSPLSVLTIEPDGSIAYKEYEDMIATRCTCR is encoded by the exons ATGAAGAAGCTCTATAAAGCCTATGCTACTAAAGAGGGGGTTCCGAAATCCAGTACCAGTCACCTCCACAACACGGTCCGGCTCTTCACTCCCTATGCTCAGAACGAACAGGCTCCCGGAGACCAGGCGACAG GAATGCTCCCCTCGGACGCCCTGCAGTTCAACCTGGATCGCGTGGCTGCTGTTGAGCACCTACTCAAGTCCGTGCTGCTCTACACGTTCAAcaactccctgccctccccctctgctcTCACGTGCGTGTGCATCCTGGCCATCCGCGAGTCCGGGTCGCGCCCAGCCCCGCTGTCGTGTACCTTGAAGAATCACAAATGGATGGAGATCGACGTGACCTCCCTCCTCGAGCCCCTGGTGGCCTCCAGCGAGCGCAGCATCCACGTGTCTGTCAATGTCACGTGTCATCCTTCAGCCCAGGATGGACGGCTCAACATGACCCTGGGGGTGCCGCCCTCGCtgatcttgtatctgaatgaCACGAGTGCACAGGCGTATCACCGGTGGTACTCCCTTCACTATCCAAGGGGACCAGCCCAGGGCCCTGACCAGGAGAGAAGgggggctgctgctgctgagaCCCCAAGACTTCCCCGTCACCTCGGAGGTCAGGAAAGGCTCAGCTCGGGATCCACGAAGCCACTGCTTCCGGCCTCCTTCAACCTGAGTGAGTACTTGAGACAGTTTTTCTCCCCCCCGGAGGAGTGCAGACTGCATGACTTCAGACTCAGCTTCCGTCAGCTCAAATGGGACAACTGGATCGTGGCCCCGCACAGGTACAACCCCCGCTTCTGTAAAGGGGACTGTCCCCGGGCTGTCAGACACAGGTACGGTTCTCCGGTGCACACCATGGTACAGAATATTATCTATGAGAAGCTGGACCCCTTGGTGCCCAGGCCTTCGTGTGTGCCTGGCAAATACAGCCCATTGAGCGTCCTGACCATCGAGCCCGACGGCTCCATCGCTTACAAAGAATACGAAGATATGATCGCGACCAGGTGCACCTGTCGTTAG
- the LOC125341873 gene encoding cytochrome b-c1 complex subunit 8 — protein MGREFGNLSRVRHVISYSLSPFEQRAFPHYFSKGIPNVLRRMKDSILRVVPPFVATYLVYTWGNQEFERSKRKNPATYENDK, from the exons ATGGGCCGCGAGTTCGGGAACCTGAGCCGGGTGCGGCACGTGATCTCCTACAGCCTCTCGCCCTTCGAGCAGCGCGCCTTCCCCCACTACTTCAGCAAGGGCATCCCCAACGTGCTGCGCCGCATGAAGGACAGCATCCTGCGGGTGGTCCCCC cattcgtAGCGACTTATCTTGTCTACACATGGGGGAACCAGGAGTTTGAGAGGTCCAAGAGGAAGAACCCAGCTACCTATGAAAACGACAAATGA
- the Leap2 gene encoding liver-expressed antimicrobial peptide 2, with the protein MWHLKLCAVLMICLLMLGEANGSPVPELSAAKRRARRMTPFWRGVSLRPIGASCRDDSECITRLCRKRRCSLSVAQE; encoded by the exons ATGTGGCACCTCAAACTTTGCGCAGTGCTCATGATCTGCCTCCTGATGTTGGGCGAG GCAAATGGCTCCCCAGtaccagaactgagtgcagcaaaGAGAAGAGCACGGAGAATGACCCCCTTTTGGAGAGGGGTCTCTCTCAGACCCATTGGAGCCTCCTGTCGGGACGATTCCGAGTGCATCACAAGGCTATGCAG AAAAAGACGCTGCTCCCTAAGTGTGGCCCAGGAATAA